One window from the genome of Pseudonocardia hierapolitana encodes:
- a CDS encoding ABC transporter permease produces the protein MTDLVTPSPATETTASAPARPAPAGWPWLMWFARRIGLAVLTLWLCSVLVFFATAALGDPVRAILGKDYASSPERVAALQAELHLDRPVIVRYFEWLGGLLTGDLGNSVANGLPVGELVGDRIVNSAVLVLVSAIVMIPVAFGVAMISANHRGKRTDGVIQIVMITLAGLPEFVVGILLVALFSTTVLHLLPAVTIAGGGAPPWFAPASMVLPVLTLVIAVAPYVARIVRSSLLEVLDSDYVELARLKGVPERIVMRKHALLNAIVPGIQVIALQLAWLAGGIVIVEYLFSYPGIGASLVDSVRNSDFPMVQVLAMVIAAVYVGVNLIADVLSILFTPRARTAIAS, from the coding sequence ATGACCGACCTCGTGACGCCGAGTCCCGCAACCGAGACCACGGCGAGCGCGCCGGCGCGCCCGGCGCCGGCCGGTTGGCCCTGGCTGATGTGGTTCGCCCGCCGGATCGGCCTCGCCGTCCTGACGCTCTGGCTGTGCTCGGTGCTGGTCTTCTTCGCCACCGCCGCGCTCGGCGACCCGGTACGCGCGATCCTCGGCAAGGACTACGCCAGCAGCCCGGAGCGCGTGGCCGCGCTGCAGGCCGAGCTCCACCTCGACCGGCCCGTGATCGTCCGGTACTTCGAGTGGTTGGGCGGCCTGCTCACCGGCGACCTCGGCAACTCCGTCGCCAACGGGCTGCCGGTCGGCGAGCTGGTCGGCGACCGGATCGTCAACTCCGCCGTGCTGGTGCTCGTGTCGGCGATCGTCATGATCCCCGTCGCGTTCGGCGTCGCGATGATCTCGGCCAACCACCGGGGGAAGCGCACCGACGGCGTGATCCAGATCGTCATGATCACCCTCGCCGGGCTGCCCGAGTTCGTGGTCGGCATCCTGCTGGTGGCTCTGTTCTCCACGACGGTGCTGCACCTGCTGCCCGCAGTCACCATCGCCGGCGGGGGCGCCCCGCCCTGGTTCGCCCCGGCCTCGATGGTCCTCCCGGTGCTCACGCTGGTGATCGCCGTGGCGCCGTACGTGGCCCGGATCGTCCGTTCGAGCCTCCTGGAGGTGCTCGACTCCGACTACGTCGAGCTGGCCCGGCTCAAGGGCGTGCCGGAACGCATCGTGATGCGCAAGCACGCGCTGCTCAACGCGATCGTCCCGGGCATCCAGGTGATCGCGCTGCAGTTGGCGTGGCTCGCAGGCGGCATCGTGATCGTCGAGTACCTGTTCTCCTACCCCGGGATCGGGGCGAGCCTCGTCGACTCCGTGCGCAACTCCGACTTCCCGATGGTGCAGGTGCTGGCCATGGTGATCGCCGCGGTGTACGTGGGGGTCAACCTGATCGCCGACGTCCTGTCCATCCTGTTCACCCCGCGAGCGAGGACGGCGATCGCCTCATGA
- a CDS encoding ABC transporter substrate-binding protein, which yields MLKFGLVTGAALAGMPGCSAVPRRPDPGTPPVRGGVYSHGATGGGLKDTLEPYFPVTNPDISRCLQLYEPLLRWDANYEIEPSVAESVTPNADNTQWTVRIRDGVEFHHGKTVTAEDVMHSLATVTDPNNTGSGGTELATILELNNSTVVDPRTIVLRLNSPYAVLDQLLAEYTVGIIPTDFDISHPVGTGPFAYEHFVPGQLSRFVRHENYWDGPAWVDELFIYDFADDAAKVNALLAGQVQSIDNLPSYLAGTIEQQGASPLVSETGAWVPFTMRVDVAPFSDVRVRQALRLIVDRQQMIDQALGGFGILGNDLYAPFDPAYASHLPQRMQDIDQARSLLRQAGQENLDVELVTSTAVGAGAVESANLFVEQARKAGVTVRLNKADANVFYGDRYLSWNFAQDFWNTRNYIPQVATSSVKGATYNETHFEDPTFTALIEQAKREPDPARRRQLLHDAQEIEYDTGGYIIWGFKRQLDAYSNLVQGLEPHRYLPCSNFRFSRASFVRQP from the coding sequence GTGTTGAAGTTCGGCCTGGTCACCGGCGCCGCACTCGCCGGCATGCCCGGTTGCAGCGCGGTGCCGCGCCGACCGGATCCGGGCACGCCACCCGTCCGTGGCGGGGTGTACAGCCACGGCGCCACCGGCGGTGGGCTGAAGGACACGCTCGAGCCGTACTTCCCGGTCACCAACCCGGACATCAGCCGCTGCCTGCAGCTCTACGAGCCGCTCCTGCGGTGGGACGCGAACTACGAGATCGAGCCGTCGGTCGCCGAGTCGGTCACCCCGAACGCCGACAACACGCAGTGGACGGTGCGGATCCGCGACGGCGTGGAGTTCCACCACGGCAAGACCGTCACCGCCGAGGACGTCATGCACAGCCTCGCGACGGTCACCGACCCGAACAACACCGGGTCGGGCGGCACGGAGCTCGCCACCATCCTGGAGCTGAACAACTCCACGGTCGTCGACCCCCGCACGATCGTGCTCCGGCTGAACTCCCCGTACGCGGTGCTCGACCAGCTGCTCGCCGAGTACACCGTCGGGATCATCCCCACCGACTTCGACATCTCGCACCCGGTCGGCACCGGGCCGTTCGCCTACGAGCACTTCGTGCCCGGGCAGCTGTCCCGGTTCGTGCGGCACGAGAACTACTGGGACGGCCCGGCATGGGTCGACGAGCTGTTCATCTACGACTTCGCCGACGACGCGGCCAAGGTCAACGCCCTGCTCGCGGGCCAGGTGCAGAGCATCGACAACCTGCCCAGCTACCTCGCGGGCACGATCGAGCAGCAGGGAGCGTCACCGCTGGTGTCCGAGACCGGTGCCTGGGTGCCGTTCACGATGCGGGTCGACGTCGCTCCGTTCTCCGACGTCCGGGTGCGGCAGGCGCTGCGACTCATCGTCGACCGGCAGCAGATGATCGACCAGGCGCTGGGCGGCTTCGGCATCCTCGGCAACGACCTGTACGCCCCGTTCGACCCGGCGTACGCGAGCCACCTGCCGCAGCGCATGCAGGACATCGACCAGGCCAGGTCGCTGCTGCGCCAGGCCGGGCAGGAGAACCTCGACGTCGAGCTGGTCACCTCCACGGCCGTCGGGGCAGGTGCGGTCGAGTCGGCCAACCTGTTCGTCGAGCAGGCCCGCAAGGCGGGCGTCACGGTCCGGCTGAACAAGGCCGACGCCAACGTCTTCTACGGCGACCGCTACCTGTCCTGGAACTTCGCGCAGGACTTCTGGAACACCCGCAACTACATCCCGCAGGTGGCCACGTCGTCGGTCAAGGGCGCCACCTACAACGAGACCCACTTCGAGGACCCGACGTTCACCGCGCTGATCGAGCAGGCCAAGCGCGAGCCGGACCCGGCGCGGCGCAGGCAGCTCCTGCACGACGCGCAGGAGATCGAGTACGACACCGGCGGCTACATCATCTGGGGCTTCAAACGCCAGCTCGACGCCTACTCCAACCTGGTGCAGGGCCTCGAACCGCACCGGTACCTGCCGTGTTCGAACTTCAGGTTCTCCCGAGCGTCCTTCGTGAGGCAGCCATGA
- a CDS encoding IclR family transcriptional regulator, whose protein sequence is MATREPAASVRIQSVDRAVDLLLAVACAQPEAATAPALARACGLNRATAWRLLKTLQVRGLVTVDESTGRYSIGLTTMELGNAAGPDALIAAAHPILERMCEQTGETASLAVPGMGGLTYLDEVTPTAVLTASWLGRSVPLHATSTGKALLAFLPGTQVRRVLAGPLTRFTDTTITDPEALTAELAATRARGYGVCAGELESSLYGVSAPVLDRNSRPLAVLSVWGPRDRVTPERFAELGEVAIRAAAGIRAARRDASVIA, encoded by the coding sequence GTGGCAACACGTGAGCCCGCGGCGTCCGTCCGGATCCAGTCGGTCGACCGCGCTGTGGATCTTCTCCTGGCCGTGGCCTGCGCGCAGCCCGAAGCGGCCACCGCCCCCGCGCTGGCGCGGGCGTGCGGGCTCAACCGCGCCACGGCGTGGCGGCTGCTCAAGACCCTGCAGGTACGCGGGCTGGTGACGGTGGACGAGTCGACCGGCCGCTACTCGATCGGGCTCACCACGATGGAGCTCGGCAACGCGGCCGGCCCGGACGCGTTGATCGCCGCGGCCCACCCGATCCTCGAGCGGATGTGCGAGCAGACCGGCGAGACCGCGTCGCTGGCCGTGCCCGGCATGGGCGGGCTGACCTATCTCGACGAGGTGACGCCGACGGCGGTGCTCACCGCGAGCTGGCTCGGCCGCTCCGTGCCACTGCACGCCACCTCCACGGGCAAGGCGCTGCTCGCGTTCCTGCCCGGGACGCAGGTGCGCCGGGTGCTCGCCGGTCCGCTGACCCGGTTCACCGACACCACGATCACCGACCCGGAGGCGCTCACCGCCGAGCTCGCCGCCACCCGCGCTCGCGGCTACGGCGTGTGCGCGGGCGAGCTGGAGTCGTCGCTGTACGGGGTGTCGGCGCCGGTGCTCGACCGCAACAGCCGCCCCCTCGCGGTGCTGTCCGTCTGGGGCCCGCGCGACCGGGTCACACCCGAGCGGTTCGCCGAGCTGGGCGAGGTGGCCATCCGTGCCGCCGCGGGGATCAGGGCGGCCCGGCGGGACGCCTCGGTCATCGCGTGA